A window of the Arthrobacter sp. Marseille-P9274 genome harbors these coding sequences:
- a CDS encoding MBL fold metallo-hydrolase yields the protein MAGTVEIVDALLDRVFASDICIRMADEGREEPHNWVVAHDIALPESVPADPIDARHPAMDPFEIYRDELVSITAILVDHRLCYPAFAFRLDSAYGSVVVSGDTAYSENCIRLARGADLLLHEVMDLEAILATFPDGPTRDGIEIHLRESHTSYDEVGKVAREAGVGRLVLHHIVPNTPGAADLRKMQAAAARDFSGPVHLAEDNDRFAVPLAIERDAARQGAEVMA from the coding sequence ATGGCGGGAACCGTCGAGATAGTCGATGCCTTGCTGGACCGCGTTTTTGCTTCCGATATTTGCATCCGCATGGCCGATGAAGGTCGAGAAGAGCCCCACAACTGGGTGGTAGCCCACGACATTGCGCTCCCGGAATCAGTGCCAGCGGATCCCATTGATGCGCGCCATCCGGCAATGGACCCTTTTGAGATCTACCGGGACGAACTTGTTTCGATCACGGCGATCCTGGTAGACCACCGGCTTTGTTATCCAGCCTTCGCCTTCCGCCTGGATTCCGCCTACGGGTCGGTAGTGGTCTCCGGTGACACCGCATACTCGGAGAACTGCATCCGCCTGGCCCGCGGGGCGGATTTGCTCCTTCATGAAGTCATGGACCTGGAAGCAATCCTGGCTACCTTCCCGGATGGGCCCACCCGTGATGGCATCGAGATCCACTTGCGGGAATCACATACCTCTTATGACGAGGTAGGCAAGGTTGCCCGGGAAGCCGGAGTAGGGCGGCTTGTCCTGCACCACATTGTTCCGAATACGCCGGGGGCAGCGGACCTGCGGAAGATGCAAGCAGCGGCCGCCCGGGACTTTTCCGGTCCGGTCCACCTCGCGGAAGACAATGACCGGTTCGCTGTGCCCCTGGCAATCGAGCGGGACGCCGCTCGCCAAGGTGCGGAGGTTATGGCATGA
- a CDS encoding PaaX family transcriptional regulator C-terminal domain-containing protein produces the protein MPPPRTQRMQHQQLIVTLYGLYGDRAGGLLRVSTLVAMLAALGVDQQAARSTISRLKSKGILLNQKDDGVARYSLSKDILDIFYAYDQRIFAPERSKPGDPWALVVFSVPESERNRRYELRAELTSLGFGFVAAGVAIAPSSLLGQAIERLAARKLDGFTEYFSGDYLKGGDIRKHVSQWWDLKKLDQEYAEFIDRYEAVVEEWQGRLRHGGPLSGQDRRDAFDAYVPMLTMWRKFPYRDPNLPLEYLPEGWKAPRAKKAFLTLHGALEAPAAAYAEELVRKFGS, from the coding sequence ATGCCGCCGCCCCGCACCCAGCGAATGCAGCACCAGCAGCTCATTGTGACGTTGTATGGGCTTTATGGTGACAGGGCAGGCGGCTTGCTCCGAGTGTCTACATTGGTGGCTATGCTTGCTGCTCTCGGGGTCGACCAGCAGGCGGCCAGATCGACCATCTCCAGGCTCAAGTCCAAGGGGATCCTGCTGAACCAAAAAGACGACGGCGTGGCGCGTTATTCGCTGTCGAAGGACATTTTGGACATCTTCTACGCGTACGATCAGCGGATCTTTGCGCCCGAACGTTCGAAACCAGGGGATCCGTGGGCACTGGTGGTCTTCTCGGTTCCGGAATCCGAACGCAACCGGCGTTATGAGTTGCGGGCAGAGCTCACCAGTCTGGGATTCGGGTTCGTTGCCGCGGGCGTTGCGATCGCCCCCAGCAGCCTGCTGGGACAGGCCATCGAGCGGTTGGCCGCCCGCAAACTGGATGGCTTTACGGAGTACTTCTCCGGTGACTACCTTAAAGGCGGAGACATCCGGAAACATGTTTCCCAGTGGTGGGATCTGAAAAAACTCGACCAGGAGTACGCGGAATTCATCGACCGCTACGAGGCGGTCGTCGAAGAGTGGCAAGGGCGCCTTCGTCACGGTGGCCCTCTCTCCGGCCAGGACCGCCGCGACGCCTTCGACGCCTATGTCCCGATGCTGACCATGTGGAGGAAGTTCCCTTACCGGGACCCGAATCTTCCTTTGGAGTACCTTCCGGAAGGCTGGAAGGCGCCGCGGGCCAAAAAGGCGTTCCTGACATTGCATGGGGCACTTGAGGCGCCAGCCGCCGCCTACGCCGAAGAGCTGGTCCGCAAATTCGGGAGCTGA
- a CDS encoding cyclase family protein, whose product MTSEPTNTVTHRAAGPLVELLDALAGNEVAIVDLTNRLSSETPTLRLPEPFANLIDFSLETVSEYDEPGPFWKHQNIHTGEHIGTHIDAPVHWVTGRHSHDVADIPLPRLIGPAVVLDFTAEAAADPDFLLEVEHVRAWEEQHGPLPEGGWVLYRTGWDAFAQDREKFLNVDDNGSHTPGVSADCAQWLSQTGIAGFGVETVGIDAGNAGALDPVFPMHYYLLGADKYGLTSLQNLAQLPPRGALLIVAPLPIVGGTGSPARVLALVPRNS is encoded by the coding sequence ATGACTTCCGAACCCACCAACACCGTAACCCACAGGGCCGCCGGACCCCTCGTCGAGCTCCTCGACGCCCTGGCGGGCAACGAGGTCGCGATCGTAGACCTCACCAACCGCCTCAGCAGTGAGACACCGACGCTCCGGCTGCCCGAGCCGTTCGCCAACCTCATCGATTTCAGTCTGGAGACCGTGAGCGAGTACGACGAGCCGGGGCCATTCTGGAAGCACCAGAATATCCACACGGGTGAGCACATCGGTACGCACATCGACGCCCCCGTCCACTGGGTGACCGGGCGGCACAGCCACGATGTCGCCGACATTCCGCTCCCCCGCCTCATCGGCCCCGCCGTCGTCCTCGATTTCACGGCGGAAGCCGCCGCAGACCCGGACTTCCTGCTCGAGGTCGAGCACGTCCGCGCCTGGGAGGAGCAGCACGGCCCGCTGCCTGAGGGCGGCTGGGTGCTGTACCGCACGGGTTGGGACGCGTTCGCGCAAGACCGGGAGAAATTCCTCAACGTCGACGATAACGGCTCCCATACCCCGGGCGTCTCCGCAGACTGTGCGCAGTGGCTGTCGCAGACCGGCATCGCCGGCTTTGGGGTGGAAACCGTGGGGATTGACGCCGGCAACGCAGGTGCGCTGGATCCGGTCTTCCCGATGCACTACTACTTGCTTGGCGCCGACAAGTACGGCCTGACCTCACTGCAGAACCTTGCCCAGCTGCCGCCGCGCGGAGCGCTGCTGATCGTCGCGCCGCTGCCGATCGTCGGCGGCACCGGCAGCCCCGCCCGGGTGCTTGCCCTCGTGCCGCGCAATTCCTGA
- a CDS encoding MFS transporter: MTAQSQIPAHTLRAAVVHGRMNRRAWLVTGALVVFQIINFADKAVIGLVADSAMRDLGLTAGEFGFIGSAFFFLFAIAAVAVGFLAGKVPTRWIILTMGISWAVLQFPMLFGGGAAVLLVTRILLGAAEGPATPISLQHVHGWFPAKERGLPSSLVAIGSTLGPIIAAPALAWIIANPALGWRWAFGFLGIVGLLWSLCWLLIGRDGPYSHTARKPGSEAEPETAGGLAPEEPAPETAPEGRSARGRSIADKADLLKIVPIRRVLGTRMFVAAVLAGAGCFWAQGFLTTWSPKYLASVVALPPEMIGLYSTFPWLLGALALLGLGYGSRFLMRRGVTVRWALGALFGVTLLCSGICFLLLPGLQGGAAVAVVTLGAGLAMTYPLAPTAVAFAVCSKQRAAVMATLTGLASLGGVIAPAMVGSLMDSAGYVPAPKGVRETAEMAALLAEGMNSAFWMIGIYLIVVGVVSVLLLNPDRTASRLQEKFVYNG; encoded by the coding sequence ATGACCGCCCAAAGCCAGATTCCGGCACATACCCTCCGCGCCGCCGTCGTCCATGGCCGTATGAATCGCCGGGCCTGGCTGGTGACCGGGGCCCTGGTGGTTTTCCAGATCATCAATTTCGCCGACAAAGCCGTCATCGGCTTGGTCGCCGACTCCGCCATGCGGGATCTGGGGCTGACCGCGGGTGAATTTGGTTTCATCGGCAGCGCCTTCTTTTTCCTGTTCGCGATTGCGGCCGTAGCTGTGGGATTCCTGGCCGGCAAGGTTCCCACCCGCTGGATCATCCTGACCATGGGAATTTCCTGGGCGGTCCTGCAATTCCCCATGCTCTTCGGCGGCGGCGCGGCCGTGCTGCTGGTGACCCGTATCCTGCTCGGGGCGGCGGAAGGACCCGCGACTCCCATCAGCCTGCAGCATGTCCACGGCTGGTTCCCCGCCAAAGAGCGCGGCCTGCCGAGCAGCCTGGTGGCCATCGGGTCTACCTTGGGGCCCATCATTGCCGCTCCCGCACTTGCATGGATCATCGCGAATCCGGCCCTCGGGTGGCGCTGGGCGTTCGGCTTCCTGGGCATCGTTGGTCTTCTATGGTCTCTGTGCTGGCTGCTGATTGGGCGTGACGGTCCCTACAGCCATACCGCCCGAAAGCCGGGTAGTGAGGCAGAACCAGAGACGGCCGGCGGGCTGGCGCCGGAGGAACCGGCGCCGGAAACCGCCCCGGAGGGGCGTTCCGCTAGGGGGCGCAGTATTGCGGACAAGGCGGATCTGCTGAAGATTGTGCCCATTCGAAGGGTCCTCGGGACCCGGATGTTCGTGGCTGCCGTGCTGGCAGGGGCCGGCTGCTTCTGGGCCCAAGGCTTCCTGACAACCTGGTCGCCGAAGTACCTTGCATCCGTGGTGGCGCTTCCGCCGGAGATGATCGGGCTCTATTCGACCTTCCCTTGGCTCCTGGGTGCGCTGGCACTTCTGGGTTTGGGCTACGGGTCGCGCTTCCTCATGCGGCGCGGGGTCACCGTTCGATGGGCCCTTGGTGCTCTGTTCGGGGTGACACTGCTGTGTTCCGGAATCTGCTTCCTGCTGCTGCCGGGACTGCAAGGAGGCGCCGCAGTCGCCGTGGTCACCCTCGGCGCAGGTTTGGCCATGACCTATCCTCTGGCACCTACCGCCGTGGCCTTCGCAGTGTGTTCCAAGCAGCGTGCAGCAGTCATGGCAACGCTGACGGGTCTGGCATCCTTGGGGGGAGTCATAGCTCCGGCGATGGTGGGATCGCTCATGGACAGCGCCGGTTACGTGCCGGCACCCAAAGGGGTGCGGGAGACTGCCGAGATGGCGGCCCTGCTCGCCGAGGGCATGAACTCGGCGTTCTGGATGATCGGGATTTACCTGATAGTCGTTGGAGTGGTCAGCGTCCTGCTGCTCAACCCCGACCGCACGGCCAGCAGGTTGCAGGAGAAGTTCGTTTACAACGGCTGA
- a CDS encoding LLM class flavin-dependent oxidoreductase — translation MTRAILDGRGFKLGLFSPNCSGGLAVTKIDERWSASWEDNLRMARIADEAGIDFLLPIARWIGYKGETNFHGHVLDPIVWAAGLLASTQRIAVFSTVHTAFNHPLVIAKQLATLDQLGGGGRAGLNIVAGWNQPEYIAMGVDMPQEHDARYAFAQEWWDVIRDAWSQEGIFDHDGEFFRLKNVESEPKPLGGRVPVLNAGSSGQGRSFAAKNSDFVFTIIPDAETGRGIVAGLKEQARADNSRDVGVFTLGHVVCRPTRAEAEEYVRYYADENADWGAVDYLMGLQGLHAQSFTPEMLANMRSRFASGHGSLPIFGTPDDVAEGIAAVHRAGFDGMTVAFVDYAGELPYFAEEVLPRLEAMGVRPKR, via the coding sequence ATGACTCGAGCAATACTTGATGGCCGCGGCTTCAAACTGGGCCTGTTCTCGCCCAACTGTTCGGGCGGGCTAGCCGTCACCAAAATCGATGAGCGGTGGAGCGCCAGCTGGGAGGACAACCTCCGGATGGCGCGCATCGCCGATGAAGCAGGCATCGACTTCCTGCTGCCGATCGCCCGCTGGATCGGTTACAAGGGGGAGACGAACTTCCACGGCCATGTGCTGGACCCGATTGTGTGGGCTGCAGGACTGCTTGCCTCCACGCAGCGGATCGCGGTTTTCTCGACCGTCCACACAGCGTTCAACCACCCTCTGGTGATTGCCAAGCAGTTGGCAACCTTGGATCAGCTCGGAGGCGGCGGCCGCGCGGGGCTGAACATCGTTGCCGGCTGGAACCAGCCGGAATACATCGCCATGGGCGTGGACATGCCGCAGGAACATGACGCCCGCTACGCGTTCGCCCAGGAGTGGTGGGACGTCATCCGGGACGCTTGGTCGCAGGAAGGCATTTTCGACCACGATGGCGAGTTCTTCCGCCTGAAGAACGTCGAGTCCGAGCCGAAGCCATTGGGCGGTCGCGTCCCGGTGCTCAACGCGGGATCCTCCGGACAAGGCCGCTCCTTTGCTGCGAAGAATTCCGATTTTGTCTTTACGATCATTCCCGATGCGGAGACCGGCCGCGGCATCGTCGCGGGCCTCAAGGAGCAGGCCCGCGCTGACAACTCGCGGGACGTCGGCGTTTTCACGCTCGGACATGTGGTGTGCCGTCCGACCCGCGCCGAAGCGGAGGAGTACGTGCGGTACTACGCCGATGAGAACGCCGACTGGGGCGCCGTCGACTACCTCATGGGACTCCAGGGCCTGCATGCGCAGTCCTTTACGCCGGAAATGCTCGCCAACATGCGCTCACGGTTCGCCTCCGGCCACGGATCGCTGCCTATTTTCGGCACGCCGGACGACGTGGCCGAGGGTATCGCCGCCGTTCACCGGGCTGGTTTCGATGGTATGACCGTGGCCTTCGTCGATTATGCGGGCGAGCTGCCCTATTTCGCCGAGGAAGTTCTCCCACGGCTCGAAGCCATGGGTGTCCGGCCCAAGAGGTAG
- a CDS encoding S9 family peptidase, with protein sequence MPPGLLPPPATLTYGPNAQQTVECWDPVGSAACRGVAVLIHGGYWRAAFDASLMVPLADDLRRNQWAVANVEYRRGGNGGGWPATGEDVRAAVAAIAASSWREQHAGPMIGIGHSVGGQLALLAADLMDAVVALAPVTDVARTYRERLGEDAAAEFFGISPDEDPALYESASPSSQLPLAVPALVVHGAADQRVPVSHSVDFVASARTAGGHVDFDSPHSLDHLAAIDPSTRSWESVRQWMVHLGSQLPNLRTSSSA encoded by the coding sequence ATGCCACCAGGACTTCTCCCGCCTCCGGCCACGCTGACTTACGGGCCCAACGCTCAGCAGACCGTTGAGTGCTGGGATCCGGTCGGATCCGCGGCTTGCCGGGGTGTAGCTGTCCTCATCCATGGCGGCTACTGGCGGGCCGCATTCGACGCCTCGCTGATGGTCCCTCTCGCCGACGATCTGCGGCGCAACCAATGGGCGGTAGCCAATGTCGAGTATCGCCGCGGTGGTAACGGCGGTGGGTGGCCAGCGACCGGAGAGGACGTCAGGGCTGCCGTCGCCGCCATCGCTGCATCGTCTTGGCGCGAACAACATGCCGGGCCGATGATCGGGATCGGGCATTCCGTGGGCGGCCAGCTGGCTCTGCTCGCCGCGGACTTGATGGATGCCGTCGTCGCTTTGGCCCCGGTCACGGATGTGGCCCGCACCTACCGCGAGCGGTTGGGTGAAGACGCCGCTGCCGAGTTCTTCGGCATTTCCCCCGACGAGGATCCGGCGCTCTACGAATCCGCATCACCATCGAGCCAGCTCCCGCTGGCTGTACCGGCACTGGTGGTGCACGGTGCCGCGGATCAGCGAGTCCCCGTGAGCCACTCGGTGGATTTCGTGGCGAGTGCCCGAACTGCTGGAGGCCACGTCGACTTCGACTCGCCGCACAGCTTGGACCATTTGGCTGCCATCGATCCGTCCACGCGCTCATGGGAATCAGTGCGCCAATGGATGGTCCATCTCGGTTCTCAGCTCCCGAATTTGCGGACCAGCTCTTCGGCGTAG
- a CDS encoding cupin domain-containing protein gives MEMQQGTEIILGDLPKGITLASEAMGNKTWNVLGHTYLAKVESASSFAWLSLDPTGTGVPPHVHPTQDEHIYVMEGVYTLYLDGEWTTAGPGDTVRMPMGLPHAYYNKGETPGKSLFWVSPAGKLSELFDQLHNLTDPEEVVRRSALHDVDFLPPGSVPGA, from the coding sequence ATGGAAATGCAGCAAGGAACTGAGATCATCCTCGGCGACCTGCCCAAGGGAATCACCCTCGCGAGTGAGGCAATGGGCAACAAGACGTGGAACGTGCTGGGCCACACCTACCTGGCGAAAGTCGAAAGTGCCTCCAGCTTTGCCTGGCTGTCCCTGGATCCCACCGGAACAGGGGTGCCTCCGCATGTCCATCCCACCCAGGACGAGCACATCTACGTCATGGAAGGCGTGTACACGCTGTACCTTGACGGTGAATGGACGACTGCGGGCCCCGGCGACACCGTCCGCATGCCCATGGGCCTTCCGCATGCCTACTACAACAAGGGGGAAACTCCCGGTAAATCGCTGTTTTGGGTTAGCCCGGCCGGCAAGCTTTCCGAGCTCTTCGACCAGCTGCACAACCTCACGGACCCAGAGGAAGTAGTACGCCGTTCTGCCCTGCACGACGTAGATTTCCTGCCCCCGGGATCCGTCCCCGGCGCATAA
- a CDS encoding TMEM175 family protein: MNRNRLEAFSDGVLAIIITIMVLELHVPEEPSWEALAREMPGFLSYLLSFVYVGIYWNNHHHMLHLAGKINGTILWANLHLLFWLSLFPFSTRWMNETGFPQVPVLVYGINLLLAAVAYYLLESALIRQQGRDGPLARATNRDWKGKVSPAIYVIGIGLSFINPLLAVAAYTVVAAIWLIPDRRVERFLAAEAEGKGR, encoded by the coding sequence ATGAACAGGAACCGGCTGGAGGCCTTCAGCGACGGCGTCCTAGCCATCATCATCACGATCATGGTGCTCGAACTCCACGTGCCGGAGGAGCCGAGCTGGGAGGCGCTGGCCCGCGAAATGCCGGGTTTCCTCAGCTACCTGCTGAGCTTTGTCTACGTGGGCATCTACTGGAACAACCACCACCACATGCTCCATCTGGCGGGGAAGATCAACGGCACGATCCTGTGGGCGAACCTGCATCTGCTGTTCTGGCTCTCGCTCTTCCCCTTCAGCACGCGTTGGATGAACGAAACAGGCTTCCCGCAGGTCCCCGTGCTCGTGTACGGGATCAACCTGCTGCTGGCCGCGGTTGCCTACTACCTGCTGGAGTCGGCGCTCATCCGGCAGCAGGGGCGGGACGGTCCGCTGGCCCGGGCCACCAACCGGGATTGGAAAGGGAAGGTCTCGCCGGCCATCTACGTCATCGGAATCGGGCTGTCATTCATCAACCCACTGCTGGCCGTCGCGGCGTATACCGTGGTCGCCGCGATCTGGCTGATCCCGGACCGGCGCGTGGAGCGATTCCTCGCCGCCGAAGCAGAGGGCAAGGGCAGATAG
- a CDS encoding DUF1772 domain-containing protein, which yields MATTFEASELLTIAAGTGSAVAGGFYVAFSAVVMPALRSRPAKEAVETMNAVNRHAVRPPFLTIFFGTAAASVAVGINGVADGDPKGLVRALGAGLYLSGFLLTVAYSVPLNNRLAMAPLAEAAASWPQWARSWTRGNTVRAMASMAGAALMVGGR from the coding sequence GTGGCTACTACTTTCGAAGCATCAGAGCTTCTCACCATCGCCGCCGGAACCGGCTCAGCCGTTGCCGGCGGCTTCTACGTTGCGTTTTCCGCCGTCGTTATGCCCGCTCTACGCTCCCGGCCCGCGAAGGAAGCGGTGGAAACCATGAACGCCGTCAACCGGCATGCGGTCCGGCCGCCATTCTTGACGATATTCTTCGGCACCGCCGCAGCGAGCGTTGCCGTGGGGATCAACGGTGTGGCCGACGGGGATCCCAAAGGCCTGGTTCGGGCCCTCGGCGCAGGACTTTATCTGTCGGGGTTCCTGCTGACCGTGGCCTATAGTGTCCCGCTCAACAATCGGCTGGCGATGGCGCCCCTGGCGGAAGCGGCGGCTTCTTGGCCGCAGTGGGCAAGGAGTTGGACTCGCGGCAACACCGTCCGGGCAATGGCCTCGATGGCGGGAGCTGCGTTGATGGTCGGGGGACGATAA
- a CDS encoding flavin reductase family protein, with protein sequence METLSITGCTADELRGVMRRWMTGIAIVTSAGPNGRPVGLVSNSFTSVSLDPPLVSWCADRRSTSIGIWSTTDAFSVHVLAEGDAHLVPRFATRGSDKFAGLAPGQSLVGAPALPFEGARLDCRLWARYDGGDHLILVGQVAAISGAEDFDPLTVQHLGN encoded by the coding sequence GTGGAAACACTGAGCATTACCGGCTGCACGGCGGACGAATTGCGTGGCGTCATGCGCCGCTGGATGACCGGCATCGCCATCGTCACTTCGGCCGGGCCGAATGGCAGGCCGGTGGGACTGGTGAGTAACAGCTTCACCTCTGTTTCGCTGGATCCGCCCCTGGTGTCCTGGTGCGCGGACCGGCGTTCGACATCGATTGGCATCTGGAGCACCACGGACGCTTTCTCGGTCCATGTGCTGGCCGAGGGGGACGCCCACCTCGTACCGCGCTTCGCAACGCGGGGCTCGGACAAGTTCGCCGGGCTGGCTCCCGGACAGAGTCTGGTAGGGGCACCAGCACTGCCGTTCGAAGGCGCGCGTCTGGACTGCCGTCTTTGGGCCCGCTACGACGGCGGCGACCACCTCATCCTGGTCGGGCAGGTCGCCGCCATTTCCGGGGCAGAGGATTTCGACCCGCTGACCGTCCAACACCTGGGTAACTGA
- a CDS encoding AraC family transcriptional regulator — translation MTLLHRDVPAPPPPTHLLAAHPLLRSDDPAQIRSAVNDLTADDHRLTLHQGRRLDGTVNGLRVGDLSMVLVAYGAQLTVQSPPSGRRVLLVFPLGPMLVECGGHSWMASTPFALSSERATLMEPDLVKGALVGSVDVAAIEGSVAGCFGAPLNAPLALTGDKPLQLAAAGYVTSSWLGACQEFDAEAFDTLTGRALSASLLSSAVVGLAPHLQLASGKQQPSGPNYLREARGFVEQHYAEPLTVERIAAAVRISPRQLQAVFTEHLGSPPSQLLRNIRLDRARELLSDRGAAEQTTVATAATRVGFTHLGRFSAYYTQRFGESPSATLAKTRG, via the coding sequence ATGACCCTTCTCCACCGGGACGTTCCGGCCCCACCGCCGCCGACGCACCTACTGGCCGCGCACCCGTTGCTGCGCAGTGACGATCCGGCGCAAATCCGCAGTGCAGTCAACGACCTGACCGCGGACGATCACCGGCTTACCCTGCACCAGGGCCGGCGGCTGGATGGGACGGTCAATGGGCTGCGCGTTGGCGACCTGAGCATGGTGCTCGTTGCCTACGGTGCACAACTGACCGTGCAGAGCCCGCCCTCGGGCAGGCGGGTGCTTCTCGTATTTCCGCTCGGACCAATGCTTGTGGAGTGCGGCGGGCACAGCTGGATGGCCTCTACCCCGTTCGCGCTGAGTTCCGAACGGGCCACGCTCATGGAACCGGACCTGGTGAAGGGGGCCCTGGTCGGCTCGGTCGACGTGGCGGCCATCGAGGGGAGCGTGGCTGGATGCTTCGGTGCGCCACTCAACGCACCGCTGGCGCTGACGGGTGACAAGCCCTTGCAGCTGGCGGCTGCGGGTTACGTCACCTCCAGCTGGCTCGGCGCCTGCCAAGAGTTCGATGCTGAGGCGTTCGATACCCTCACGGGCAGGGCGCTGTCTGCCTCACTGTTGTCCTCCGCTGTCGTCGGCCTGGCACCCCATCTGCAGCTGGCGTCGGGAAAACAGCAACCGTCCGGACCCAACTACCTGCGGGAGGCACGCGGGTTCGTGGAGCAGCACTACGCAGAGCCGTTGACCGTGGAGCGGATCGCCGCCGCCGTGCGGATCAGTCCGAGGCAACTGCAGGCTGTGTTCACGGAACACTTGGGCAGTCCGCCCTCACAGCTGCTGAGGAACATCCGTCTGGACCGGGCCCGTGAGTTGCTTTCGGATCGCGGTGCGGCGGAACAGACTACTGTCGCTACGGCCGCAACCCGCGTCGGGTTCACTCACTTGGGCCGCTTCTCGGCCTACTACACGCAGCGCTTTGGCGAATCCCCGTCGGCGACGCTGGCGAAGACCCGCGGATAA
- a CDS encoding AraC family transcriptional regulator, with protein sequence MDPLTAVLAGPRARDAFLLQALMSPPWSLRVEDEAPLTVVVVQRGSAWFTRAGTSLELHPGDALLIRGPEPYLVTDKAGTPPTAVIRPGQRCSGPGGEDLTDRLDSELRTWGNDVDGPDALLIGTYLTASEVGRALLTSLPMHYLLRNHRQLEPIIGLILDELAQSAPARTTALDRLLDLLLVRIVRQAQADLPAHANWLSAQNDPMIHRALTAIHRRPAEAWTVEKLARVGGTSRANFARRFSEQVGQSPMAYLSQHRLSLAADLLLGDGRLTTAAVAARTGYATPYSFSHAFKAHHGVSPQIYRRGAGTVGQEAAGTSSVEGARATEGVTAVEGG encoded by the coding sequence ATGGATCCTCTCACGGCTGTCCTGGCGGGCCCACGTGCCCGCGATGCCTTCCTCCTGCAGGCCCTCATGTCCCCTCCATGGTCCCTCCGGGTGGAGGACGAAGCGCCGCTGACCGTCGTCGTCGTACAGCGGGGATCGGCTTGGTTTACCCGCGCAGGGACATCGCTGGAACTCCACCCCGGCGATGCCCTGTTGATTCGCGGTCCGGAACCGTACCTGGTAACCGACAAAGCCGGGACCCCACCCACTGCGGTCATTCGCCCGGGGCAGCGCTGCAGCGGCCCCGGCGGAGAGGATCTCACCGATCGGCTCGATAGTGAACTGCGGACGTGGGGTAACGACGTCGATGGTCCGGATGCCCTGCTCATCGGCACCTACCTGACGGCGAGCGAAGTGGGACGTGCACTTCTCACCAGCTTGCCGATGCACTACCTGCTACGTAACCACCGGCAGCTGGAGCCAATCATTGGGCTGATCCTCGACGAGCTCGCGCAGTCCGCACCGGCGCGGACGACTGCCTTGGACCGGCTGCTGGATTTGCTGTTGGTCCGGATCGTCCGGCAGGCGCAGGCGGACCTGCCCGCCCATGCGAATTGGCTGTCCGCCCAGAACGACCCCATGATTCATCGTGCCCTCACGGCCATCCACCGCCGGCCCGCGGAGGCGTGGACAGTAGAGAAACTGGCCCGCGTCGGCGGGACCTCCCGGGCTAACTTCGCCCGAAGGTTCAGCGAACAGGTCGGCCAGTCGCCGATGGCCTACCTCAGCCAGCACCGCCTCAGTCTCGCCGCCGACCTGCTGCTCGGCGACGGCCGCCTCACCACGGCAGCAGTGGCGGCCAGGACTGGTTATGCGACCCCGTACAGCTTCAGCCATGCATTCAAGGCGCACCATGGCGTGAGCCCGCAAATATACCGCCGCGGTGCAGGCACAGTCGGGCAGGAGGCGGCGGGCACAAGTTCAGTGGAGGGTGCTAGGGCAACCGAGGGCGTCACCGCCGTGGAGGGCGGCTGA
- a CDS encoding DoxX family protein yields the protein MSIPTSTGTTRSVPNIAITLLRIVVGLVFVAYGWQKISTNTIAGVTGYFTSLGVPLPELMAPFISYLELLGGIALILGLLTRPLALLFVCDMIGAAIFAHLPSGFYVENGGYSQVLLLGTASLAIALIGPGPYSVDRYLFGRKESRISVLA from the coding sequence ATGTCCATCCCAACCAGCACCGGCACCACCAGATCCGTTCCGAATATCGCCATCACCCTGCTGCGCATCGTCGTCGGCCTGGTCTTCGTCGCCTACGGCTGGCAGAAAATCAGCACCAACACGATCGCCGGCGTCACCGGCTACTTCACCTCGCTCGGCGTGCCCCTGCCCGAGCTGATGGCTCCCTTTATCTCCTACCTGGAACTCCTCGGGGGCATCGCACTGATCCTGGGCCTGCTGACCCGGCCGCTGGCGCTGCTGTTCGTCTGCGACATGATCGGCGCGGCCATCTTCGCCCACCTGCCCTCCGGCTTCTATGTGGAGAACGGCGGCTACTCGCAGGTGCTGCTCCTCGGCACCGCCTCGCTGGCCATCGCGCTGATCGGTCCCGGCCCGTACTCGGTGGACCGCTACCTCTTCGGCCGGAAGGAATCCAGGATCTCGGTCCTGGCCTGA